Sequence from the Fulvivirga ligni genome:
TAGTTATATTACTAAAAGTATAATCCCTTAATTTTCACACATTTACGAATAAAAAAATAATTTCAGAATTTCCCCTGATTTCTATCTGTACCTATATTTTGATATTTGTGTATCAATTTGAAATCACAAAACCAATGAAATTAAAACCACTTTATTTACTAGTATTACTTTTAATCACCACCACCAGTTTTGCTACTACAAACCCTACCGAAGAAGATCAGGAAAAAGAATAAAAAGTCATTTTATTCTGTCCATCACCAAATATCTGGAATGGTCTGAGGGCAATCATGAACTAACTTTAGGAGTAGTATCTAATAATGATGAAATGTATAATATCATGACATCATTAGCCTCCGCTAGAAAATCAAGTAAGAAAATAACTGTTAAAAATTATTCAAGTCTCTCTGAGATTGAAGGTTGTAATATTCTATTTATCACTAAAGAAGGTGGGTTAAGTGCTAACCAAATCCAGCAGTTGGACAATAAAAATTTGTTGGTCATCACTGAAGATGATGAGATTAGTAGCAGTGGATCTATTAATCTTGTAAAGGTAGATGGCAAACTGATGTTTGAAATTAACCGTGATATGGTTAACAAAACAGGCATCAAAATGGCCAGCAGATTGATGGATTTGGCCATCGTGAAATAGAATGGTATTAAAGAGGAGTCGAAAGACTTCTCTTTATATTATCACAAATAATAGCCGTAGCCATTGCCACATTAAGCGATTCAGCACTTCCATAGGCAGGTATGGTTACTCTCGAGGTTATCAGAGCCTCTACTCCTACTGAGATTCCATTGGCCTCATTACCCATTACCAGAACTCCCCCACTGTTGAACCTTACCTGATGCACATTTTCTCCATCGAGCAATGCACCATATATAGGTAATTTGAGTTCTTTTAGCTCCTCCTGTAAATTACCATAAAATACATCTACACGAGTGAATGATCCTTTTGAAGCAGAAATCACTTTAGGATTGTAGAAGTCAGCCGTTGTTTCTGATGCTATGATTTTATTAATACCATACCAATCAGCAATTCTAAGAATTGTTCCGAAATTACCAGGGTCATTAATGTCATCTAAGGCGATGACATATTCATCATTGGCAGTAATAAAAGGTTTGCTCGCCTTCATCTCCACAACTGCTATAGCCTGATTGTTTGACTTCAAAGTTCCTAAACCAGATAGCTCTTTTTCTGTTACTTGTAAAACCTCATTACCTGAAAGATCATTAGTAGAACAAAAATCTGAGGTCCCTGCGATAAGCCTTACATTAAAATCAGACTCCATGACCTCAAGAACACTTTTTCTTCCCTCTACTAAAAAGCATTGTTCTTGTTTACGGTATTTCTTTAATTGCAAGGATTTAATGAACTTCGCAGTGTTTTTGGAAATCATAAGCTACTATTTCGGTTGAGGGTATCAATACATCACATTTTAATTATGCTAGTAGGTATTCTACTTTCCGGATGTTTGGGTACCAAATATCTGAAAGAAGATGAAAAGTTACTCTACAAACAGAAAATAAAAAGTAACAGTCATGTAGATAAGGAAGACTTAGCGCAACTCTATGCCCAAAAACCTAACAGACAGCTTCCTATTGTTCCGTGGTCTCCGTATGTCTGGTTTTATTACTATGGTCTCAATAGATATGATCTGGAGCGTTATCAGACTAAGCGTGAGGTTACCAGAAACAAATTTAATGAGAAGATCAATGCCGCTAAGACTGACAACAAGGTTAAAAAGGTTGCAAGACTAGAGAGGAAAAAGCAGAAGCGAGTAGCCAAAATCAACAAGACAATTCAAGAAGGAAATATCTGGATGCGCTGGGGAGAACCCATCTCTATTTACGATTCATCCTTAACCAGGCAAACGATGGATCGTTTTGAATTGTATTTAAACTCCAAGGGGTATTTCCAGGCTAAAATAGACACTAACTATTCGGTTTCTGGTAAAAAGGTTTCAATAAAATACATCATTGAGGAAGGTGAACCCTATCTATTAGACACTATTTTTCTTACTACTACAGACAATAAGATTGGTGCACTATTAGAAAAGTATCAGGATGAATCATTTCTTCAGAAGGGAGAAAACTACGACCAAAGCAATATTACGGCAGAGAGAGAGCGAATCGATTTGCTGTTGAAGGATAACGGATACTTTGATTTCAGCAGACAATATGTTGAATTCAATATTGATACAGCTTATGGAGGCTCAAAAAAAATAGCGATTGAAACAGTAATCAATGAGCCCAAGAAAGGAGAACATAAGGTTTTTGTGATTGACTCAGTTAACTTCACTACGGATGCCAACACTGGAATGATCATAGATTCTTTAAGAAGCTCAGAAACTTACAAGGGCATCACTTTCAGGTATTATAATGATCTCTACAACTATAAAATCCTCAGCAGAAGAGTATTCATCAACAAAGATAGCGTTTACAGTAAAAGCAATACCTTTATTACCCAAAGGCAGTTGGCCAACCTTGATCATTTTAGGTTTATAAATATTAATTATGATTCTGCCAATGGTAAGTTTATTGCCAATATTTTCACCAGTCCGCTTAACAGGTACCAATGGACTAATGAAGTGGGAATAAATGTAACTCAAGGCTTTCCTGGACCGTTTTACAACGTTTCATTTAAGAAACGTAATGTTTTTAGAGGTCTTGAGATATTGGAATTGAATGGCAGGATAGGTATAGAAGGTGTAGCTCCAGCTACAGAAGTTCAAGAGGTTTACGCCAGTGTCGAAGCGGGTGCGAACGCGTCTCTTACGTTTCCTCAATTCGTTTTACCACTAAGTGCACGAGCCAAGGAACGGCTGGGTAGAGTAAACCCAAAAACAAGATTACTTGCTGGTTACACTTACACCGATCGTCCTGAATATATTCGTGAAAACATAAATGTTTCAAACTCATATTCGTGGCAGACAGAGAAGCAGACACTATTTAATTTCACCTCCACGGATATCAGCATTATTAATTCTGATCTAAGTACCAGTTTCAGAGACACTCTTCTGGTATTGGAAACTCGTGGTAATAGGCTAATCAACACTTTTCGCCCTTCATTCGTAAGTAGCATGAGTTTGAGTACTACCTGGAATTCAAATAGTTATGGAATAAACTTTGAAAACTCATCTTTCTTCAGAATATACCTGGAAAGCGGTGGCACCAGCCTTAACTTTTTAAATACTGACATTCTTGAAAACAAAGGGTTAGAGTATTACAAATATTTAAAATTCAGTATTGACCGGCGAGAGATTGACCCCATTAATGAAAATACCACCATCGCTTATCGGATAAATGCCGGGATAGCCAAACCATACAGTGAAAATAAGATCCTGCCCTATGAAAAATATTTCTTTGCAGGTGGAAGTAATGGTATCAGGGCATGGCGGCCACGTCGTTTGGGGCCGGGCTCCTTCTCTTCTATAGATTCGGTATCTAATCGGGTTACTTACAACTTTGAACAGCCTGGCGAAATATTAATTGAAGGCAGTGTGGAGCTCAGAAAAAACCTGATTGGCTTCATTGATTATGCTGCATTTGTTGATTTTGGCAATGTTTGGACCATCGAAAAGGATCCTTCCAGACCCGGTGCACAGTTTAAACCTAATCGTTTCTACAAAGAGATTGCTGTGGGTGCCGGACTTGGTTTACGATTTGATTTCTCGTTTCTGGTTCTCAGGTTAGATGCCGGACTAAAGGTGTACGATCCGGCCAGGCCTGAAGGCAAAAGATTCATCATGTCTACGGGGTATTATGATGAACCTTTTACTCCTACAGCAGCTGAAGCTGTAGTATTAAATATTGGTATTGGATATCCGTTCTAATAATTCAATAGCTTCTCAATTACTTTTGAAACCTTTTCACTGTTTGGTAGCATCTGTTTTTCGAGTTCTACATTAAGTGGGATCGCAGGTAAATTAGACGCTCCCAGTATTTGAACTGGAGCATCTAAATATTCAAAAAGGCGATTGGATATACGTCCAGCAAGTGATTCTGCAAAAGAGTTCATTAACGGCTCTTCAGTAAGAACGAACGCCCTATTATGTTTTTTTACACTTTTTTCAATGCTATCCCAATCTAATGGATTTAGAGATCTTAAATCCAGTATCTCTACCCGTCCTTCAAAATTCTTTGCTGCAGCTTTTGACCAATACACACCCATGCCATATGTGATGATGACACAAGTAGAATCATCTCCATGCTTATTAGCCTCCAACACACAATTAGCACTTCCTAATGGAATGGCGTAATCACTGTCCGGTTCAAACGTTTTTGCATCATTTGTCCCTGGCACTTTAGACCAGTATAAGCCTTTATGTTCTAGCATAATTACTGGATTGGGATCATAGAATGCTGCTTTCATTAAACCTTTCATGTCAGCGGCATTGGATGGATAAACAACCTTAATACCTCTAATATTCAATAAAGTAGATTCTATACTTCCAGAATGATAAGGGCCACCACCTCCATAAGCACCTATGGGCACTCTAATCAGCGATTGAATTGGAAACTTCCCAGCCGACAAATAGCAGCTCTTTGAAAGCTCTTCTACCAATTGATTTATTCCTGGCCAGATGTAATCAGCAAACTGAATTTCAACAATAGCCTTGGCTCCTACAGCAGACATACCCGCTGTTGAACCAATGATATAAGCCTCCTGAATTGGGGTGTTGAAAATCCTGTGATCGCCATATTTCTTCGCCAAAGTCGCTGCCTCTCTAAATACTCCTCCTAGCGTTCCACCTACATCCTGACCATAGAAAAGTGCTTCCTGGTGCTGTGATAAAATCTCATCAACTGCATGAAGAGCAGCATCCACCATCACAACTTTGGCAGAGCCTTCCGGATGTCGTTGACCCCGTTCCTCCTGAATCGCTGATTCTGCAAACTCATGAGAATCAAAATCGGTAATATCAGGATCTGGTGCGGCAATCGCTTTCTCATAATCAGCCGCTACTGCTTCTATGGCTTTCTCTTCAAGCTCTTCCAGTTCATATGAATCAAAACCATGATTCTCAAGATATGTCCTCAATTTTGGCAATGGATCACTTATAGCATGCTTCTCCAGATCCTTATCACCACGATACCATTCCTTTCTTACCCCGGAAGTATGATGACCGAGCAGCGGGCATTTAGCATGTACCAAAATAGGCCCTTTCCTCTCTCTCACATGGTTGACCGCATACTCCATCCCTAAATATGAAGATTCAAAATCCGCTCCGTCTACTCGTATTCGTTCTAAACCTTTAAAGCCTCCAGCAAATTCATAGGCGTCCATATTCCTCATTTCCTGACCGGTAGCTGATATGCCCCAATCATTATCTTGTACCAGATAAATGATGGGTAATTCCTTCAGTACCGCCATTTGAAGGGCTTCAGAAACTTCTCCCTCAGTAACTGAACCATCTCCCAATGAGCATAGCACTATCGGAGCTTTTCCTTTAATCTCTCCTCCCGTTTCTAAATACTTAATCCCCTGAGCCATACCAGTGGAAGGAATGGCTTGCATTCCGGTGGCCGAGCTTTGATGAGGAATGGTAGGAAAACCTTCTCTCTTAAGTGATGGATGAGAATAATATGTTCGGCCTGCTGAAAACGGGTCATCAGCTTTGGCCATCAATTGGAGCATTAATTCATAAGGCTCTAAACCAATACCGAGCAAAATAGACTCATCGCGATAATATAATGAAGCATAATCAATGTCAGTAAGATGAAAGCCGGCTGCCAACTGAATGGCTTCATGACCACGAGAGGTACTATGCACATATTTGCTGCATACCTCTCTGTTTTCGTCATAGGTTTCGGCCATTCTTTTCGCCACGCACATGAGGTAATACGCTTTTAAAAGAATGTCCTTCTCTACTTTCAACTTCTTTCCTTTCTTCTCAACTTTTGTAGTAGGCATATGATGGGTTTTAAATATTCCACGAGACCAAACTAACGATCGTTCGTAGTATTGCGAATTTACAAAATTCACAAAAAAGATCCCTTCAAATAATAAATTTTACAATAATGGTTTTTAATAAGGCCGCCTTCTTATCAATCAACTAATTATTCAATAGTTTTGCCGCATGAGCATTACAAAAGAAGACATCTCTCAGTGGTTCAAGAGTTTACAGGATGACATATGTCAGCAACTGGAAAATGCTGATGAAAAAGCCAATTTTCAGGAAGATCCCTGGGAGCGTCCTGGCGGCGGCGGCGGGCGCACCAGAGTAATTTCTGATGGTAATGTTCTTGAAAAAGGCGGTGTAAATTTCTCAGCGGTTAATGGAAAGACTCCTGTTAATATTCTTCAAGCTTTAGAACTGGAAGAGGCTGACTTTTTTGCTACAGGTGTTTCTATTGTTTTGCATCCCAATAACCCATGGGTACCTATCATCCATATGAATGTGAGGTATTTCGAAATGAGTAACGGCATCTGGTGGTTTGGTGGTGGCATAGACCTTACACCGCATTATGTGAATAAAGATGAAGCATCGTTTTTCCACAATTCACTTAAAAACATCTGCGACAATCATCATGCTGATTATTATAAGAGATTTAAAACTTGGGCCGATGAATATTTTTACATCAAGCACAGAAAAGAGACCCGTGGTATCGGAGGCATCTTTTTCGATCGATTAGGAGCCCAGGAGGGATCTAAAGAGGACTTATTCAACTTCGTTAAAGAAGTGGGTAAAGGCTTTGCGCCGATTTATACTCGCTTCATGAAAGACAATAAGTCCCGAGAATTCTCTCAAAACGAGAAAAATTGGCAAATGCTTCGTCGAGGTCGTTATGTCGAATTTAATTTAGTTTGGGATAAAGGCACAAAATTCGGCTTAGACACTGATGGCAGAACAGAATCCATTCTCATGAGCTTACCACCTCAGGCCAATTGGGTATATGATTATAATCCTGAAGAAAATAGTAAAGAGAGTGAAACGCTGAGTCTCCTGAAAAAGGATATTGATTGGGTAAAAGATAACTAAACCCTATTTTCGAGCCGAAAACTCCTAGAAACATGATTGAATGGTTAATAAAAATTGACGAACAGCTTTTCTTTTTCTTAAATGGCCTACACCAGGATTGGTTAGATCAAATCATGTTCTGGATATCAGATAAGTATGTTTGGTTTCCCTTTTATGCCATTCTCGCCGGATTTATAATTAAAAAATACAAATGGAGAGCTATTATTTGGTTGGTGGGTTTAGGCCTTGCCATAGGCGCTGCTGATTACATTTGCTCTGGAGTAATGAAACCCTATTTCGCTAGATATAGACCCTCCCGAAACCCAGATTTCGACGGAATGGTGTATATTATCAATGAATACACGGGTGGCAAATATGGCTTTGCCTCATCACATTCAGGTAATGCTTTTGCATTAGCCTCATTCATATTCTTCCTTTTCAAAAATGAATACAAATGGGCCTGGCTCTTTTTTCTATGGGCTGCTATAGTGGCTTACAGTAGAATTTACCTAGGCGTTCACTACCCTGGAGATATCACCATAGGTGGGCTTATTGGACTCTCCAGTGGCTATCTATTTCACAAGCTTGCCAACTGGGTTGATAAAAATAAATTTAAATCTGCCCAGACTTAGCTAATAGTTTCTGAACATACTTACCTATAATATCAAATTCCAAATTCACTTTACTTCCCACTAACAGGTCTTTCATATTGGTATGCTCGTAAGTATATGGAATAATGGCTACGCTGAAGCTATTATCAGTAGAATTAAAACAAGTTAAACTAATTCCGTTAAGGGTAATCGACCCTTTTTCTACCGTGAAATGCTCTTTAGAAATATCATGCTTAATTGTAAATAACCAGCTACCATCTTCTTCCTGAACGCTCACTACCTCTCCGGTCATATCTACGTGGCCCTGAACAATATGACCATCAAAACGTCCATTGTTCACCATGCACCTCTCCAGATTTACAATCTGCCCTGGTTTTAGATTACCCAGGCTGGTTTTGATCATAGTCTCATGAATGGCTGTAACAAAGTGGGTATCTCCTGCAACTTTAGTCACCGTTAAACAAACACCATTATGTGACACACTTTGATCTACTTTCAGCTCTGAAGAGATACTGCTTTCAATTTCAAAATGTCTATTCTCGCCCTCTGTCTGAATAGATTTAACCGTTCCTAAACATTCTATAATACCAGTAAACATATTCGCTAATTTTTAGATCGTAATGTTAATAAAAACAAGGCAATTTAGGCACTAAATGAGTGCTTCTCCCTAAGAGAAATTCTTCTCTCACCCATTAATAAAATTACCAGACCGGCCAGAGCACAAAATGCCATTACAAGCACCATTGGCAGTGTGCTGCCGTTATGAAGAATGCTTACTGCAGCAGAAGTAAGTCCACCAAGCCCCATTCTTATTGCTCCTACTAATGCACTAGCACTGCCGGCATTCTTAGAAAAAGGTGCTAAGGTTAGCGCCATGGCATTGGGGTTAGAAAGCCCATGACCAGTAAGGAATATAAATAATAAACCAATAAGGGTATACATATTCAAAAAGCCCATCACCGTTCCAGCCACCATTACTAAACCCGTAACTACCTGATAACTAATAGCTACCTTCATTACTTGTCTATTAGTAAAATGATTTAGTAAGATATGATTAAGCTGAGTAGATCCAATCATTGCGAAAGCCAAAATGGCAAAAATCCAGCCATAGGTCTTTTCGCTTACTCCATAAATATTGATAAAAACATCAGAAGATCCTGCGATATAAGCAAAAGGAGCAGAAGTGGCTATTCCACCTGCAAAAGCATAAACAGAAAACTGACGATTACTTAAAACATCCCAATAACCTCTGGCAACAGCCTTAGGTCTTAATGACAAAGATCTATCTGCCAGCTGACCTTCCGGCAAGGTAAAGTATACCCCTACCATAATCAGAGCAGTAATGGCTCCTAAAACCAAGAACACCGAATGCCATCCATAAGAAGCCACTAAATAGCCACCTAAAGTCGGAGCTACCATAGGCGAAATAGCAATCACCAATACCAGCATAGCAAATGCCTGGGCTGTTTTTTCAACCGGAAATAAATCTCTCACCAATGCCTGTGCCGCTACCATACCTGCACAGCCACCTATAGCCTGAACCAGACGCATGAATATGAGTGATTCTACAGAGTTTGTGTATGCACAACCTACTGAGGCAATGATGTAAATAACCAAACCGATGTACAATGGTCTTTTTCTGCCAAAGCGGTCAAGCAGAGGTCCGTAAAATAACTGACCGAATGAGATACCAATAAAATAACTGGTAAGCGATAACTGCACCTTATCAATAGTAGAACCCAGATCCTTCGCAATGGCAGGAAAACCAGGTAAATACATATCTATTGAAAAAGGGCTGATAGTAGACAAAAGGCCTAAAATTAATATCAGCGTAAAATATTGCAGTTTACTCATATATTAAATAATGTTACTAAGTGTATATTTAACACTAAGAAAAATAAGGTTTAAATGATGTCTAACGTAGCTCATATGATTTGGTTCAGATATTTCTATTAATCTTATTTTATTTTTCTACCCACAGTCAAAATGCATGAAAGAGTACAGAAAATTCTGCTTATTTAAGGAAATGCTCTTAATTTTGCAGCCCTAAAGAACAACCTATTAGTTATATATACATGTCGTTAAAAGAAAAGTATCCGATTTCATTGTACAACACTTTAAGTGGTCAAAGAGAGAAGTTTGAACCCCTCAATGCAGATAGTGTAGGCATGTATGTGTGTGGACCCACCGTTTACAGTGACGTCCATCTGGGTAATGTTCGAACCTTTATGAGCTTTGACATAGTTTACAGATACCTAATGTATGTAGGTTATAAGGTGCGGTATGTTCGTAATATAACCGACGTAGGTCACCTGGTAGATGATGCTGACGAAGGAGAAGACAAGATTGCTAAGAAGGCAAGAATAGAAAAACTGGAGCCAATGGAGTTAGTAAAAAAATACACTAGCGGCTTCCACAAAGTTTTAGATGACTTCAACGTTTTACCTGTGAGCATAGAGCCATGCGCTACTGGCCATATAGTGGAACAAATAGATATGGTGAAAGAGCTTATCGAAAATGGCTGGGCTTATGAGGTAAACGGATCTGTTTACTTTGATGTAGCTAAGTATGATAAGTCTCATTCATACGGAAGACTTTCCAAACGAAAAATTGAGGAACTGATGGAAAGTGGAAGAACACTGGATAGTCAGGACGAAAAGAAAAATAAAATTGACTTTGCCATCTGGAAAAAGGCTTCACCAAGCCATATTATGAGATGGAATTCACCATGGGGCGAAGGCTTCCCAGGCTGGCACCTTGAATGTACTGTAATGAGTACCAAATACTTAGGTGAATCCTTTGATATTCATGGTGGTGGTATGGATTTAGTATTCCCACATCATGAATGTGAGATAGCTCAGTCCGTTGGTGCTACTGGAAAAGATCCGGTAAAATACTGGATGCATGCTAACATGCTTACCGTTAACGGGCAGAAAATGAGCAAATCATTAGGTAACTCATTCTTACCGGAGGAACTATTCGCTGGGGATCATGAACTGTTAGACAGAGGTTTTGGCCCTATGGTAGTGAGATTCTTCATGCTACAATCGCATTATTCCAGCACCTTAGATTTTTCTAATGAAGCTCTTATAGCAGCAGAAAAAGGATATAAACGCCTGATGGAAGGTTTTAAAATATCTAAAAATCTTGAATACACTAAGGGTCAAGTAAACAATGACCTTGAAGCTTCTGTAAATCAAATGATTGATAGCCTATTTGCTAACATGGGTGATGATTTTAATACCGCAAAAACATTAGCGGTTCTTTTTGAAATCACTACACTTATGAACAACATCAAGGCTGGCAATAATAAAACAGGTGAACTTTCTAAGGAAACCTTCGAGCTTCTTATTCAGCATTATCAAGGTTTTATTTTAGATGTTCTTGGGCTAAGAGAAGAAACTGAGTCTAATAATGATTTGACCAATGGCGTTATAGAAATGCTCATTCAAGTAAGAATGGACGCTAAGGCTGCTAAAAATTATGCATTGTCTGATAAGATAAGGGATGATTTGAAAGCCCTAGGTGTTACCCTTAAGGATGGAAAAGAAGGAACAGAATTCAGCATTGATTAAAGTGATAAAGAACCTGATAAAGATGATATTCATTCTCCCTGTCAGGTTCTACCAACTCACCATCAGCCCTTTACTGGGCTCTAACTGTAGGCACTCCCCTACCTGCTCTCAGTATACTATTGAAGCCATTCAAGAATGGGGACCTATCAAAGGCATCTGGCTAGGCATGAAAAGAATTTCCAAATGTCACCCATGGGGCACCAGTGGATATGATCCTGTGCCTAAAAGGGATTCACATCCCAACTAATTCATTGATTTGAATTACCATAATTTGTAGAAACCTCTGTGGCGTTCACAACTAATTTCTGGATATTTGTTTAAACCACTAACGCTACTACCCTATGCTTAAAATAGATATGCATACTCATATTATTCCGAAGCACATGCCCAACTGGACGGAAAAATTTGGCTATGGAGACTTCATCTATTTGCAGCATCATCAGGAAGGTGTAGCCAAAATGATCAAAGGAAATCAGTTTTTTAGAGAGATTCAGGCCAATTGCTGGGATGCGGACATACGCATAAAAGAATACCAGCAGTTCAACACTCAGGTACAAGTGGTTTGTACTATTCCGGTTATGTTTTCTTATTGGGCTAAGCCCGACGATTGCCATGACCTATCCAGGTATTTAAATGACCACATTGCAGAATTAGTACATACACACCCAAAAAACTACATTGGCCTGGCCACCATACCTATGCAGGACGCTGACCTGGCCATTGAAGAGCTAGAGAGGTGCAAGAAATTGGGTTTCCCTGGCATACAAATTGGCAGTAATATCAATAATGAAAACCTTAATGAAGATCGCTTTTACCCCATCTTTGAGGCTTGTCAGGAGTTAGATATGGCGGTAATGGTTCATCCATGGAATATGATGGGTATGGAACACATGTCAAAATATTGGTTGCCGTGGCTGGTGGGAATGCCTGCTGAGACCTCAAGGGCTATTTGCTCCATCATTTTCTCAGGCATCATGGAAAAACTACCAAAATTGCGCTTTAACTTCGTGCATGCCAGTGGTTCATTTTTAGCCACAATAGGCCGTATTGAGCA
This genomic interval carries:
- a CDS encoding YfiR family protein, whose protein sequence is MEWSEGNHELTLGVVSNNDEMYNIMTSLASARKSSKKITVKNYSSLSEIEGCNILFITKEGGLSANQIQQLDNKNLLVITEDDEISSSGSINLVKVDGKLMFEINRDMVNKTGIKMASRLMDLAIVK
- a CDS encoding RNA methyltransferase — encoded protein: MISKNTAKFIKSLQLKKYRKQEQCFLVEGRKSVLEVMESDFNVRLIAGTSDFCSTNDLSGNEVLQVTEKELSGLGTLKSNNQAIAVVEMKASKPFITANDEYVIALDDINDPGNFGTILRIADWYGINKIIASETTADFYNPKVISASKGSFTRVDVFYGNLQEELKELKLPIYGALLDGENVHQVRFNSGGVLVMGNEANGISVGVEALITSRVTIPAYGSAESLNVAMATAIICDNIKRSLSTPL
- the tamL gene encoding translocation and assembly module lipoprotein TamL, with amino-acid sequence MLVGILLSGCLGTKYLKEDEKLLYKQKIKSNSHVDKEDLAQLYAQKPNRQLPIVPWSPYVWFYYYGLNRYDLERYQTKREVTRNKFNEKINAAKTDNKVKKVARLERKKQKRVAKINKTIQEGNIWMRWGEPISIYDSSLTRQTMDRFELYLNSKGYFQAKIDTNYSVSGKKVSIKYIIEEGEPYLLDTIFLTTTDNKIGALLEKYQDESFLQKGENYDQSNITAERERIDLLLKDNGYFDFSRQYVEFNIDTAYGGSKKIAIETVINEPKKGEHKVFVIDSVNFTTDANTGMIIDSLRSSETYKGITFRYYNDLYNYKILSRRVFINKDSVYSKSNTFITQRQLANLDHFRFININYDSANGKFIANIFTSPLNRYQWTNEVGINVTQGFPGPFYNVSFKKRNVFRGLEILELNGRIGIEGVAPATEVQEVYASVEAGANASLTFPQFVLPLSARAKERLGRVNPKTRLLAGYTYTDRPEYIRENINVSNSYSWQTEKQTLFNFTSTDISIINSDLSTSFRDTLLVLETRGNRLINTFRPSFVSSMSLSTTWNSNSYGINFENSSFFRIYLESGGTSLNFLNTDILENKGLEYYKYLKFSIDRREIDPINENTTIAYRINAGIAKPYSENKILPYEKYFFAGGSNGIRAWRPRRLGPGSFSSIDSVSNRVTYNFEQPGEILIEGSVELRKNLIGFIDYAAFVDFGNVWTIEKDPSRPGAQFKPNRFYKEIAVGAGLGLRFDFSFLVLRLDAGLKVYDPARPEGKRFIMSTGYYDEPFTPTAAEAVVLNIGIGYPF
- a CDS encoding alpha-ketoacid dehydrogenase subunit alpha/beta, coding for MPTTKVEKKGKKLKVEKDILLKAYYLMCVAKRMAETYDENREVCSKYVHSTSRGHEAIQLAAGFHLTDIDYASLYYRDESILLGIGLEPYELMLQLMAKADDPFSAGRTYYSHPSLKREGFPTIPHQSSATGMQAIPSTGMAQGIKYLETGGEIKGKAPIVLCSLGDGSVTEGEVSEALQMAVLKELPIIYLVQDNDWGISATGQEMRNMDAYEFAGGFKGLERIRVDGADFESSYLGMEYAVNHVRERKGPILVHAKCPLLGHHTSGVRKEWYRGDKDLEKHAISDPLPKLRTYLENHGFDSYELEELEEKAIEAVAADYEKAIAAPDPDITDFDSHEFAESAIQEERGQRHPEGSAKVVMVDAALHAVDEILSQHQEALFYGQDVGGTLGGVFREAATLAKKYGDHRIFNTPIQEAYIIGSTAGMSAVGAKAIVEIQFADYIWPGINQLVEELSKSCYLSAGKFPIQSLIRVPIGAYGGGGPYHSGSIESTLLNIRGIKVVYPSNAADMKGLMKAAFYDPNPVIMLEHKGLYWSKVPGTNDAKTFEPDSDYAIPLGSANCVLEANKHGDDSTCVIITYGMGVYWSKAAAKNFEGRVEILDLRSLNPLDWDSIEKSVKKHNRAFVLTEEPLMNSFAESLAGRISNRLFEYLDAPVQILGASNLPAIPLNVELEKQMLPNSEKVSKVIEKLLNY
- the hemF gene encoding oxygen-dependent coproporphyrinogen oxidase; amino-acid sequence: MSITKEDISQWFKSLQDDICQQLENADEKANFQEDPWERPGGGGGRTRVISDGNVLEKGGVNFSAVNGKTPVNILQALELEEADFFATGVSIVLHPNNPWVPIIHMNVRYFEMSNGIWWFGGGIDLTPHYVNKDEASFFHNSLKNICDNHHADYYKRFKTWADEYFYIKHRKETRGIGGIFFDRLGAQEGSKEDLFNFVKEVGKGFAPIYTRFMKDNKSREFSQNEKNWQMLRRGRYVEFNLVWDKGTKFGLDTDGRTESILMSLPPQANWVYDYNPEENSKESETLSLLKKDIDWVKDN
- a CDS encoding phosphatase PAP2 family protein; the protein is MIEWLIKIDEQLFFFLNGLHQDWLDQIMFWISDKYVWFPFYAILAGFIIKKYKWRAIIWLVGLGLAIGAADYICSGVMKPYFARYRPSRNPDFDGMVYIINEYTGGKYGFASSHSGNAFALASFIFFLFKNEYKWAWLFFLWAAIVAYSRIYLGVHYPGDITIGGLIGLSSGYLFHKLANWVDKNKFKSAQT
- a CDS encoding riboflavin synthase — protein: MFTGIIECLGTVKSIQTEGENRHFEIESSISSELKVDQSVSHNGVCLTVTKVAGDTHFVTAIHETMIKTSLGNLKPGQIVNLERCMVNNGRFDGHIVQGHVDMTGEVVSVQEEDGSWLFTIKHDISKEHFTVEKGSITLNGISLTCFNSTDNSFSVAIIPYTYEHTNMKDLLVGSKVNLEFDIIGKYVQKLLAKSGQI
- a CDS encoding multidrug effflux MFS transporter, which translates into the protein MSKLQYFTLILILGLLSTISPFSIDMYLPGFPAIAKDLGSTIDKVQLSLTSYFIGISFGQLFYGPLLDRFGRKRPLYIGLVIYIIASVGCAYTNSVESLIFMRLVQAIGGCAGMVAAQALVRDLFPVEKTAQAFAMLVLVIAISPMVAPTLGGYLVASYGWHSVFLVLGAITALIMVGVYFTLPEGQLADRSLSLRPKAVARGYWDVLSNRQFSVYAFAGGIATSAPFAYIAGSSDVFINIYGVSEKTYGWIFAILAFAMIGSTQLNHILLNHFTNRQVMKVAISYQVVTGLVMVAGTVMGFLNMYTLIGLLFIFLTGHGLSNPNAMALTLAPFSKNAGSASALVGAIRMGLGGLTSAAVSILHNGSTLPMVLVMAFCALAGLVILLMGERRISLREKHSFSA